The genomic interval GATGTCGCCGTGCGTATCGAGTTTTTTGGCGATGAGATCGAGCGCATGACCGAGATCGACCCACTGACCGGCGAGGTGCTGGGCAAGAGGCAGCGCCTGGATATCTACCCCGCCAAACACTGGGTGACGACGCAGGAACGATTGAATCACGCCATTGAACTGATCGAGGCCGAATTAGAAGAACGCCTGGCGCAACTGGAAGCCGAGGGCAAAGTGCTTGAGGCGGCGCGTTTGAAGCAGCGTACCAACTTCGATATCGAAATGTTGCGCGAAACCGGCTTCTGTTCGGGCGTTGAGAACTATTCGCGCCACCTGGCGGGCCGTGCGGCGGGCGAGCAGCCCTGGACGCTGATGGACTACCTGCCGGACGATTACCTGCTGGTCGTAGACGAGTCGCACGTGGCACTGCCGCAGGTGCGCGGTATGTATGCCGGCGACCGCTCGCGCAAGCAGGTGCTGGTCGATTACGGTTTCCGCCTGCCCTCGGCCCTGGATAACCGCCCACTGACCTTTGCCGAGTTCGAGCGCCAGATCAACCAGGCGCTCTTCGTCTCGGCCACGCCTGGGCCATACGAGTACGAGCATAGCCAGGCAGTCGTGGAACAGGTCATTCGCCCGACGGGCCTGCTCGACCCGCAGATCAGCGTGCGCCCGACCCGGGGCCAGATCGATGATCTGATCGTAGAGATACGCAACCGTGTCTCCAAGGGACAGCGCGTCCTGGTAACGACCTTGACCAAGAAGATGGCCGAGGACCTCGCGGACTACCTGCAAGAGCTAAGCATCAAGGTACATTACCTGCACTCTGAAATCGATACGATTGAGCGTGTTGAGATTTTGCGCGACCTGCGACTGGGCGTTTACGACGTGGTTGTCGGCATCAACCTGCTGCGCGAGGGATTGGATCTACCCGAGGTCTCGCTGGTGGCCATTCTCGATGCCGATAAAGAGGGCTTCTTGCGTTCGGAGGGTTCGCTGATTCAGATGATTGGGCGTGCCGCGCGCCACGTCGAGGGCAGCGTAATCATGTATGCCGATACGGTCACAAAGTCGATGCAGCGCGCTATCGACGAGACGAACCGCCGTCGCAAAATTCAGACTGCTTTCAATGAGCGCAACAATATTACGCCTCGTGGCATCAAGAAGGACGTGAAGACCCTATCCGAGCGCATCAAGGCGATGAGCGGCGCGAATGCCGAAGCTGCCGATAGTAAGGCAGTGGCAACGGTTCTCGCGACCATTCCGAAGGAAGAGGCGCTGCGCTTGATTCGGGACCTGGAATCACAGATGCGTAACGCGGCCAAGCAGCTAGAATTTGAGAAGGCGGCACAACTGCGCGACCAGATTATTGAGATCCGGCGGGCCATGGTCGAATAGAGAATCCTTCTGGACATCCGCGGGCCAGAGGGTGTGAAAGAATTTATCAAGGCCTGGGCATCTCTATAATTTCTTCATGTTGAGTAGGCTGTGCCTGCGTGTGTAAACTTCGAGCAGTTCTTTCAAGAGAGCGGTGACGCGCGGGAGTGAAGATGCCAGTGACAGTCATCAGCACCCCTAACAATCCCATGAGCAGCAAGGTATCTCGCGCGCCAATATGGGCTGATGTAACTGTAAAGATGGCCGCTCTGTGGCATGAGTGCAACTTCTCCCTCAGCAAGACTATTCAATAATTGGCAGCAAGATATGCGAAGCATGTATCTCATTATGTAGCACAGTATTTGTTGCGACCTGTCCCTGGGTTTCCTCTCCAAACATACCACCAGTATTCAGGTTGCGGTCATAGCGCGGGAAATCGCTGCTCGTCACCTCTACCCGCAGGCGGTGTCCGGCCTGAAACACCTGAGCCGTCGACCACAAATCTATCTCAAACGTATAGACCTCTCCCGGCACCATCAGCTCGGTTCGTTCCAACGAATTGCGAAATCTGGCGCGTAGAATACCATCGCAGACGGACATCGAGCGGCCATCCGGCCAGACATCGCATAGGCGCACGACCCAGTCTGTATCAGGAGCAGTTGACATGCCGTAAAGGACGGCTTTTACGGGGCCAATGATGGTTAAATCCTGTTTGAGTGGCTGGGTCGTGTAGGTGAGCATCCGGCCCTCAACCGGGCGATGGTCCTTGGGTCCCAGTTCAGGATAGGTGAGCAGGCTGGGTACCGGGTCTTCAGGGTCATATTCGTAGCTATCTTCCGCCTCGGAATGCTCCGGCGGCTCAAAAGAGAGGTGGCCGCTGTTCAGTGAGGTTTCGCTTTTGCCTGCGCCTCCGCGGAAGTATAACGGGCGATAGGTTATGTTCTCCGGCGGCCATGCTTGCATCTCCAGCCAGCGGTTCGCGCCCATCAGGAAGATACGCACCGGCGGATCATTCATGATGCCGTTCTCTATGCCCTTGAGCCAGTAGTCGTACCAGCGCAATCGATAGTCATACAGGTCGAAAGCGGCTTCCGGCCCGAAATCCAGTTCACCCACCTCACTTTTACCGATGTTAGTGGGGCCATGAATCCAGGGGCCGATGATCAGCCGCTGGTTGGCACGGCATTCTGGTGTTCTCCCATGCGCCCGGATGCCCTGGAAACTGCGCAATGTGCCATCGAGAAAGCAATCGAACCAGCCTCCTAAATGCAGAATTGGTACATCCACCTCTGAATACTTGAGCGAGAGGTTCATAGGCCACCAGTACAGTCCATCTTCCGGGTGGTTCAAGTCCTCGAAATACCAGCCGGCAAGCTCTTCCAATGGTGGGCAGGATTTGAGGGGCAGGTGACGAAACCAGTCATCCATATTCGCCACGGCATCCTCGAGACCTTCTCGCTGTGCCTCCATACCTGGAGGAGCTGTTTCATGCTTCAAGCCGGCCAGTATCTCTTGCAGCGTCCAACCAAGATTGAGAGCGAGTTGGAATGCGCCATAGCGGTAGAGAAAATCACGATAATGATCTGAGCCACCTTCGCGGACAAAGAGCGCCTTTAAGTGTGGCGGGCGTGTTGGCGCGACCAGGTATTGTGTGAAGCCAGAGTAGGAGCCATCGACCATTCCTACGTTGCCATTCGACCACGGCTGTGTCCCGGCCCATTCGATGGTATCATAGCCATCCTGGTGTTCGCCCCAGGCATCATCGCGAAACACCTCGAATTTTCCCTCTGATGCGTAGCGCCCGCGCACATTTTGCCCAATGAATACATATCCACGACTGGCGAAATATTCACCTTTATACTGGCAGCGCTGCGTCAATTCATAGGCAACGCGCTCAAGAATGACGGGATAGCGCCCCTCTAGCTGTGGCCGGTACACATCCGCGCGCAGGACGGTGCCATCACGCATGGGGATGGGTACATTGCGCTCGACCTGGATTGTGTGGGTGGGTTGGGATTGCATGAGATACTCTCCAGTGTCGTCTTTCAATCGATACAGATCCTTACTTCGCAGTATTGTACCATCCAGGGCTTAGGTTTTAAAGTGATCTCAGGCAGTCTAGCAGGAGAATTTGCTTTTCGGGCGAACGAAAGTACTCACTGGTGATTCCCTATAAGCGGACGAGAGATTCTTCGTTGCACTCAGAATGACATGGTGGACATGTCATTCTGAGTGCAACGAAGAATCTCTCGTCCCTTTCATGCAGCTGAGCCACCTCAGCTGAACCGAGGGACTTATGGGGAATCACCAGAGTACTCAGGCTACCAGAAAATACACCAGATGGTACAATAGTAGTTGCTGGCACCTGCCGATCACATTTTCCCAGAAAGGACAACCATCCATGGCTCATGACCATCACGATCATATGCCGGATCACCATCAACCTACCCAGAGTGACTACCTGAGCGGGCCGCAAATACTGCCACGGCGCGTTCATCCCAATATGACCGTTGCCGAACTGATTGATCAACAGTACCAGGCATATAACGCCGCCCGGCTCAATGAAGCTGCGCGGCTCTATGTCGAGCAAATGCTGGCGCTTGAAAATGATGTCACCATCGGCCTCACTATGGCCGGCGCGCTTACTCCCGCCGGTCTGGGTGGATGCATCCTGACCTTGATGGACTATGGATTCGTTGATTTCATCATCAGCACGGGTGCGAATCTGTACCACGATATGCATTACGCGCTCGCCATGGCACTGCACCGTGGAGATTTTCGCCTGGATGATACGAAATTACAGGAAGAGGGGGTGATTCGCATTTATGATATCCTCTTCTCAGACCGGGTATTGCTCGATACCGATGCGTTCGTGCGCGAATCCTTAAAAAGTTTGCCCAATCGACCCATCTCAACGTCGGAACTGCATTATCACCTCGGTACACAATTGCTCAAGGCCGGTGTGAACCCTGAGTATTCGGTGCTGGCCCAGGCCGCGGCCTGGAATGTTCCGATCTACACCTCATCGCCGGGCGATTCGTCTATTGGCATGAATGTAGCGCGTAACGCCCTTGACGGAAGCCGGCTGACGCTCGATCCCCTGGCCGACGTTAATGAGACGACGGCAATTGTGCATCATGCCACGCGGAACGGTGTTATCATTCTCGGTGGCGGCAGCCCCAAGAACTTCTACCTGCAAACACAGCCTCAATTGTGGGAAGTCCTGGGCATCCAGAAAGGTGGGCATGACTTCTTTATTCAGATCACGGCTGACGCACCCCATTGGGGTGGTCTCTCCGGCGCGACACCATCCGAAGCTGTCTCATGGGGCAAGATCAAGCCGGATCAGCTCAATAGCACGGTTGTCATCTATGGTGATTCCACTATTGCTTTACCTCTCCTCACAGCTTACGCGGTAAGTAAAGCCCAACGGCGCCCGCGCAAAGAATTGTTTGTGCAGCGAGAAAAACTCTTACAAGAGTTGCATGAGGCGTATATGAAGGGAAAAGAGATGAGGCCGTAGGAGCTGAGCGTAACGAAGTGAAGTCCATATCAATCCTTCGCGCCCACCGCCAATACATCGGATTGACAGCCTGGCCATCTTACTTTGCGCAACCACATTACCGGGTAAGAGCGTGAAAGGGATTGATGGCTTGTAACTACTGTTGCGATTAGATCGAACCGATCTCCGACATTAGGTGGATTAACAGATTGCCATTAGATGGAGGCAGCCTGGTTATTAGATACAAGATGCGCATACGTTAATTTGCATTAGCTTGACAATCTAATGTATAATACCCTGGTGTGCGAAAATTTGCCTATGTCGTACATGGACAATGCTACTGGTGGGGAACCTGTAGGAACGGTGGAGTAGCAGAATGGCAAACCAGCTTATAGTCTAGTAACAATGGAGGTTTGTTCGATGCTTGTGCATTTGATGCTGGAACTCTATGGGTGTGATCGGGAACTCCTGACCAACGAACTCCTCGTGAGGCGCGTACTGGATGAGTATCCAGAGCGCGTACAGATGGAGAAGGTCAGCCCTGTACACCTGTATCAGATTGAAACGTCTAACCCGCTGGATGCCGGTTTATCCGGTTTCGTGGTGATCGCGCAGAGCCATATCAGCCTGCATGCCTGGCCCGAGTACGGTGAAGTCGATATCGACATCTGTTCGTGCAAGGAGTTCAGCCAGGAAGACGCTATTGCTTTCGCGAAAGAGATGTTTCAGACCGACGACGTAGAGTCGCATTTCGTTGTACGCGGCAACCGCTCTCTGCGACCGGAAACGCCCGATCCAGAGCGCTATGAAGCTGCCATGGCCGCTCGCATGGCGAAAATGGCGGTGCGCTAAAAAGAAGGACATTGATGCTATGAATGAACCGCTTGTGACCCAGTTTGGTGCCCCTGATGCGCCCTATTGCGACCCGGCTACCGCCCATGTGACGATCATTCCGGCTCCGCTGGAATATAGCGTATGCTACATAAAAGGGACCGAACACGGGCCACAGGCGATTCTTAATGCCTCAAGCCAGATGGAATTATACGATGAGGAACTTGATTGGTGTCCCATCGAAGCTGGTATTTATACTCGCCCATCCCTCGATTACAGCGGCATGGATCATAGCGCTGCCCTGAAAGCGACCGGCGATGCCGCGCGTGAAGTCTTGCAGCGCGGGCAGCTTCCATTGACGATCGGCGGCGAGCATTCTCTCTCCGCGCCTGTTATTGCCGCCGTACATAATTATTTCCCTGATCTCATGGTTGTTCACATCGATGCCCATGGTGATTTGCGCGATCAGTATGAAGGCACACCTCTTTCTCATGCCTCGATTGAAAGACGTGTGGTAGATATGGGCATTCCTCTGACAGAAATCGGTATTCGCAGTTTCAGCCCTGAAGAGGCCGAGTTCATGAAGACGCGGCCCAATGTGGCGATTGTCTGGGGCTACCAGATGGCTAATGGAACGGCAATTATCCCCTGGGAGCGCCTGAGCAAGCACACCTATGTCACCATTGACCTCGACGCGCTCGATCCCTCAGAAATGCCCGCCGTTGGAACCCCCGAACCTGGCGGCCTGCACTGGTATCAACTCCTTGATCTCTTCCGAGAAATCTGCCGCCGCACTACCATAGTTGGTATGGATGTAGTTGAACTCTGTCCGATGCCGGGACAGGTACGAGCCGATTTCCTGGCCGCCAAACTGGTCTATAAGATGATCGGCTACCGCTTTGCCGGGCTACGTTAGCGGGTCTGGCCCCAGGCCGGTGATGAATTTTCACGAACAAAACCGATAATCTAAGTGGTCTTAGCCGTGTCATTCTGAGCGCAGCGAAGAATCCCTGGCGCGCTGGACACGGATTCTTCGCTGCGCTCAGAATGACACGGCATGGGGCGCTTCCCGATTGTGATGATAAAAATTCATTATCGGCCCCTACGCTCCATTGCGCAGTTTGTACACTTTGATAGCAACTTGCAGGGTGAGCCAGTTGCTGCGTTCTTGCAGATCGATATCACATAACGATTGCAGGCGATCCAGGCGCTGGATGAGCGTATTGCGATGGACATACAACCGGTTGGAGGTGCGTGTGAGATTTCCGGCGCACTCGAGGTAGGTTTCCAGCGTATCCAACAAATCAGTTCCCTTGCGTGCGTCGTAGTTGGCGATGCGCCCGACCTGGTCCTGATACATATCGCGTAAGTCATCCATGCGCGCGATCTTATACAGGTAGCGATAGACCCCTAAATCGTTGAAATGCGTTACGTCTCCTTCGCGGTTCAGACTCTGCCCCATTTGCAACGCCTCGCCAGCCTCGGCGAAGCCGCGCCGGTAGTCGCTCGCATTGCGGCATATATTGCCGATGCCTGCCGAGAGATGTACTTTATGCTCGTTGCGCATCTGCTGGAACAAGTCGCGCAGCCACGTTTTCAAACGCGAACCTGATGGATCCTTACTGAGGCAAACGATGCAGGTAAGCAGATTCTCCCGCTCATACACTAATGATCCAGGAAAATTATCCAGAAGCCGCCGCCGTATCTGCCCGCTAATACGTTTGTGCGTCTCGAGCCGATCAGTAGTGGCGGGAGTGGGAACCTGGCGGGTAGAGGAGCTTGCTCCGACCTGGGAAGCCTGCTCCGCTCTGAGATGTGGAGCTTGCGGAGCGCCTTTCCATTCTCTCGCGCCCCGCTGTTCTTCCAGGTGAACTCCCCGCCCGCTTGATTCCCGCGACTGTGTATGTTGTGCTGTACTGTATCCATACTCTTCGCCATCACCGGCATCAACATGCGCGATTTCAATCGTCACAATAGCATGAGGCCTGGATAGATCACAGCCGAGAAAGTTTGCGCGCTGGCGTAGCGTATCTTCTGAATCATATGTCCCTTGCGCCAGATCATCAAAGAAGCCCTTGATGAGATTCTTCTGCGCCAGCAAATCCACCAGGTGGCTGTTCTTAATTGCCAGCGCTACCTGGTTGGCGATGGTGCTTAACAGCGTCGAATCTTCTGCTGTATAGCGTCGTGCCTTACTCGAATAACAATTGATCAGCCCGAGATGTTCAGTCCCGGCGATTAATGGCAGGGAGAGCAACGACTTATAATGCGAATCTTTTACGGGATTCAGGTGTTCCAGTACGTGCGTGCTCGTCTCGGATAGTTGTCCCTGGGGGGATGTAGAGGCCGCGAGTGAAGCTTGCGGAGCACCTTTCAATTCTATCGCGCCCTGGACCGGGGCTACTCGCAACTTATCCCAGGCCTGTCGATCAATGTCAATTGTTCGAAAGCTTAGCGCGCGATCGCTTAGATGAGGCGATGAGGCGCGTACCGTCAGGCGCCCGCGAGTCGAGTCGAGCAACATGATCACACAAAGATCAACTTCTATGATCTGCGCCGTCAGGGTTGCAAGCGAGCGCAGCATATCATCGAGATATTGGCCCGAACTGATCGTCTGGCTCAACACTGAGAGATTCGTTAAAATGTTCAGCTTCCTCTGTGTACTTTCGTACAGCTGTGCATTCTCAATGGCTCTGGCAGCCAGAGCCGCCGTATTGCTCACAAACACCTGGTGTTGTTCAGTAAACTCGTATGGCGCGGCAGTGTGCATCGTAATGATGCCGATCAGGTGGCGATCTTTGGCAACGATAGGCACGGTCATTGTTGACTGGAACTTCTCTTCCTCTAATTCTGGAAAATAGCGGAAGCGTGGG from Ktedonobacteraceae bacterium carries:
- the uvrB gene encoding excinuclease ABC subunit UvrB, with amino-acid sequence MPEFKVEAPFYPTGDQPEAIEQLAEGIRKGYKMQTLLGVTGSGKTYTVAKIIEQVQKPTLVLAPNKTLAAQLYSEFKEFFPNNAVEYFVSYYDYYQPEAYIPRTDTYVEKESMLNEEIEKLRLSTTRSLFERRDVLIVASVSCIYGLGSPEEYGEVVLTLKVGEERRRDKILRHLTDIQYERNDSNFIRGRFRVRGDVLEIFPAYEDVAVRIEFFGDEIERMTEIDPLTGEVLGKRQRLDIYPAKHWVTTQERLNHAIELIEAELEERLAQLEAEGKVLEAARLKQRTNFDIEMLRETGFCSGVENYSRHLAGRAAGEQPWTLMDYLPDDYLLVVDESHVALPQVRGMYAGDRSRKQVLVDYGFRLPSALDNRPLTFAEFERQINQALFVSATPGPYEYEHSQAVVEQVIRPTGLLDPQISVRPTRGQIDDLIVEIRNRVSKGQRVLVTTLTKKMAEDLADYLQELSIKVHYLHSEIDTIERVEILRDLRLGVYDVVVGINLLREGLDLPEVSLVAILDADKEGFLRSEGSLIQMIGRAARHVEGSVIMYADTVTKSMQRAIDETNRRRKIQTAFNERNNITPRGIKKDVKTLSERIKAMSGANAEAADSKAVATVLATIPKEEALRLIRDLESQMRNAAKQLEFEKAAQLRDQIIEIRRAMVE
- a CDS encoding CocE/NonD family hydrolase, whose protein sequence is MQSQPTHTIQVERNVPIPMRDGTVLRADVYRPQLEGRYPVILERVAYELTQRCQYKGEYFASRGYVFIGQNVRGRYASEGKFEVFRDDAWGEHQDGYDTIEWAGTQPWSNGNVGMVDGSYSGFTQYLVAPTRPPHLKALFVREGGSDHYRDFLYRYGAFQLALNLGWTLQEILAGLKHETAPPGMEAQREGLEDAVANMDDWFRHLPLKSCPPLEELAGWYFEDLNHPEDGLYWWPMNLSLKYSEVDVPILHLGGWFDCFLDGTLRSFQGIRAHGRTPECRANQRLIIGPWIHGPTNIGKSEVGELDFGPEAAFDLYDYRLRWYDYWLKGIENGIMNDPPVRIFLMGANRWLEMQAWPPENITYRPLYFRGGAGKSETSLNSGHLSFEPPEHSEAEDSYEYDPEDPVPSLLTYPELGPKDHRPVEGRMLTYTTQPLKQDLTIIGPVKAVLYGMSTAPDTDWVVRLCDVWPDGRSMSVCDGILRARFRNSLERTELMVPGEVYTFEIDLWSTAQVFQAGHRLRVEVTSSDFPRYDRNLNTGGMFGEETQGQVATNTVLHNEIHASHILLPIIE
- the speY gene encoding deoxyhypusine synthase, whose translation is MAHDHHDHMPDHHQPTQSDYLSGPQILPRRVHPNMTVAELIDQQYQAYNAARLNEAARLYVEQMLALENDVTIGLTMAGALTPAGLGGCILTLMDYGFVDFIISTGANLYHDMHYALAMALHRGDFRLDDTKLQEEGVIRIYDILFSDRVLLDTDAFVRESLKSLPNRPISTSELHYHLGTQLLKAGVNPEYSVLAQAAAWNVPIYTSSPGDSSIGMNVARNALDGSRLTLDPLADVNETTAIVHHATRNGVIILGGGSPKNFYLQTQPQLWEVLGIQKGGHDFFIQITADAPHWGGLSGATPSEAVSWGKIKPDQLNSTVVIYGDSTIALPLLTAYAVSKAQRRPRKELFVQREKLLQELHEAYMKGKEMRP
- a CDS encoding S-adenosylmethionine decarboxylase; translated protein: MLVHLMLELYGCDRELLTNELLVRRVLDEYPERVQMEKVSPVHLYQIETSNPLDAGLSGFVVIAQSHISLHAWPEYGEVDIDICSCKEFSQEDAIAFAKEMFQTDDVESHFVVRGNRSLRPETPDPERYEAAMAARMAKMAVR
- the speB gene encoding agmatinase, with product MNEPLVTQFGAPDAPYCDPATAHVTIIPAPLEYSVCYIKGTEHGPQAILNASSQMELYDEELDWCPIEAGIYTRPSLDYSGMDHSAALKATGDAAREVLQRGQLPLTIGGEHSLSAPVIAAVHNYFPDLMVVHIDAHGDLRDQYEGTPLSHASIERRVVDMGIPLTEIGIRSFSPEEAEFMKTRPNVAIVWGYQMANGTAIIPWERLSKHTYVTIDLDALDPSEMPAVGTPEPGGLHWYQLLDLFREICRRTTIVGMDVVELCPMPGQVRADFLAAKLVYKMIGYRFAGLR
- a CDS encoding GAF domain-containing protein; protein product: MSSKLVSPEDGAGHVPERTIDELLREIAELRAALDARTQENTLLNEVISTVGSTLKLDVVLRHLVDTLVRAISCHAAFIYLFNRDKERLILASTSEPYSHLVGKIELALGEGITGWVGMTLQPVILKEEAMNDPRFRYFPELEEEKFQSTMTVPIVAKDRHLIGIITMHTAAPYEFTEQHQVFVSNTAALAARAIENAQLYESTQRKLNILTNLSVLSQTISSGQYLDDMLRSLATLTAQIIEVDLCVIMLLDSTRGRLTVRASSPHLSDRALSFRTIDIDRQAWDKLRVAPVQGAIELKGAPQASLAASTSPQGQLSETSTHVLEHLNPVKDSHYKSLLSLPLIAGTEHLGLINCYSSKARRYTAEDSTLLSTIANQVALAIKNSHLVDLLAQKNLIKGFFDDLAQGTYDSEDTLRQRANFLGCDLSRPHAIVTIEIAHVDAGDGEEYGYSTAQHTQSRESSGRGVHLEEQRGAREWKGAPQAPHLRAEQASQVGASSSTRQVPTPATTDRLETHKRISGQIRRRLLDNFPGSLVYERENLLTCIVCLSKDPSGSRLKTWLRDLFQQMRNEHKVHLSAGIGNICRNASDYRRGFAEAGEALQMGQSLNREGDVTHFNDLGVYRYLYKIARMDDLRDMYQDQVGRIANYDARKGTDLLDTLETYLECAGNLTRTSNRLYVHRNTLIQRLDRLQSLCDIDLQERSNWLTLQVAIKVYKLRNGA